GAAGGTTTACCATCACCTGCAGCAAGCCAGAACGGTTTGCCCGTTCGGCAATGTTGCGCAGCGTACCACTTCCTTTCCAGCCGTCCCCTTGGATGGCTACCGCAGCCGCGTTGTCCAAGTAACGGGCTTGCTCCGGGGGAAGAAGGGCCTCAGCCCAAGGCTGACCGCGCCCGCTGAGGGTAGCGATGGGAGTACCGGCGCTGACCACTCCCCCCGGGGCGATCAGGTATTGGATCGTACCCGAAAAAGGCGCGACCAGCCGTCCCGCGGACTGCTGCGCCTCCAGGGCGCGTAGATTGTCTTCCGCCTGCGAACTGCGCAAGCGACTGGACTCCTCCATCGCTCGGGAGATGATACCATCGCGCAGCAGCTGCTGATTGCGGAGCAGATTTGCTCGGGCATAAGCGACCTCTTGCCGACCAGCCAAGAGCTGTGCCGTCAAACCGGCGGGGCGGACGCGAGCGATGATGCTGCCCTTGCGGATGTGTCCCGCAGGCGGGAAGGGACCCACGACCCGACCCGTTACTGGTGCCGTCAACGAGAGTTCCCCAACGCTTCGGATCTCGCCGGGATAGGACAAACGCGTTTGCCAGGACACAGCCCGCACGCTGGTCAGGGTGACCGGGACACCCATCGCCCAGGCGGGAACTGCGCCAAACCAGAGTAGTGAGACAAGGAGTAGGCGGAAGGAGTTGTTCGCGGGGAGGATACGCCGTTTCATGTGGGAGGATTTCCTTCTCCAGGATACTGTCCGGTGTCCAATTCCAGTTGGTCCTGCGTCATGGCACTGCGAATTTGCGCACTGGCAAGCGCCAACCGCGCCTTGACCCAAGTGCTCTGCGCCTGGGCGAGATTGAGGGCATTCATCGCCCCCGCAAAGAACCCCTTGCGGGTCATGACGTA
This sequence is a window from Acidithiobacillus sp. AMEEHan. Protein-coding genes within it:
- a CDS encoding efflux RND transporter periplasmic adaptor subunit; translation: MKRRILPANNSFRLLLVSLLWFGAVPAWAMGVPVTLTSVRAVSWQTRLSYPGEIRSVGELSLTAPVTGRVVGPFPPAGHIRKGSIIARVRPAGLTAQLLAGRQEVAYARANLLRNQQLLRDGIISRAMEESSRLRSSQAEDNLRALEAQQSAGRLVAPFSGTIQYLIAPGGVVSAGTPIATLSGRGQPWAEALLPPEQARYLDNAAAVAIQGDGWKGSGTLRNIAERANRSGLLQVMVNLPADCPLLPGEWVTLHFSEKAVHSLAVPEDAVISRGAQEKIFVLHGHTAQAVAVTVLGSQKGLARIAGPIHIGEKVILRNNTRLRDDTQVVVQP